One window from the genome of Indicator indicator isolate 239-I01 chromosome 6, UM_Iind_1.1, whole genome shotgun sequence encodes:
- the LOC128967546 gene encoding olfactory receptor 14A16-like: MANSSSIPHFLLLPLPGTRQLQLLHFCLFLAIYLAALLGNGLIISTIASDHHLHTPMYFFLLNLAILDLGAISTTVPKSMDNSLRNTRDISYAGCAAQVFLYAFFISAEYFLLTIMSYDRYVAICRPLHYETLLGSRVCVHLAAAAWASGALHALLHTANTFSLPLCQGNAVDQFFCEIPQILKLSCSTSYLRELWLIVVSACLFFGCFVFIVVSYVQIFRAVLRIPSQQGRHKAFATCLPHLAVLSLFLTTGFFAYLKPSSISSPSLDLVVSVLYSVVPPAVNPLIYSLRNQELKAALSKLLPGCFQKQ; the protein is encoded by the coding sequence atggccaacagcagctccatcccccacttcctcctgctgccattgccaggcacaaggcagctgcagctcttgcacttctgcctcttcctggccatctacctggctgccctgctgggcaatgGCCTCATCATCAGCACCatagcctctgaccaccacctccacacccccatgtacttcttcctcctcaacctcGCCATCCTTGACCTGGGTGCcatctccaccactgtccccaaATCCATGGACAattccctgaggaacaccagggacatctcctatgcaggatgtgctgctcaggTCTTTCTTTATGcctttttcatttcagcagaGTATTTTCTCCTCACCATCATGTCCTACGATCGCTACGTTGCCATCTGCAGACCCCTGCACTATgagaccctcctgggcagcagagtttgtgtccacctggcagcagctgcctgggcctcTGGGGCTCTCcatgctctgctgcacacagccaatacattttccctgcccctctgccagggcaatgctgtggaccagttcttctgtgaaatcccccagatcctcaagctctcctgctccacatccTACCTCAGGGAACTTTGGCTTATTGTGGTCAGTGCCTGTTTattctttggttgttttgtgttcATTGTGGTGTCCTATGTGCAGAtcttcagggcagtgctgaggatcccctctcagcagggacgccacaaagcctttgccacctgcctgcctcacctggctgtgctctcccTCTTTCTCACCACTGGCTTCTTTGCCTACCTGAagccctcctccatctcctctccatccctggatcTGGTGGTGTCAGTTCTGTACTCAGTGGTTCCTCCAGCAGTGAACCCTCTCATCTACAGCCTGAggaaccaggagctgaaggctgccctgagcaaactgctccctggctgctttcagaagcaataa